GTGGAGACACGTCTTGAATAGATATGATAACAACCCTTCCGTGAGCTGGATAATGTCGTTTTCGTCAACAAAGGACATCTCCATGTCAATCTGGGTAAATTCCGGCTGGCGGTCTGCCCGGAGGTCCTCATCCCGGAAACACCTGACGATTTGGTAGTACCGGTCAAAACCAGAGGCCATCAGTAGTTGTTTAAAGAGTTGAGGCGACTGGGGAAGGGCATAAAACGCCCCTTTGTTGATCCGGCTCGGGACGAGATAGTCCCGGGCGCCCTCCGGTGTGCTCTTTGTCAAGAAAGGCGTTTCAATTTCCACAAAGCCGTTATTTTCAAAAAACCGGCGGGCTGCAGCCGCAACCTTACTCCTGAAAAACAGGTTTTTCTGGATCTCCGGCCGTCTCAGATCAAGGTACCGATACTTCAGACGGATATTTTCCGAAATGTCGGCGGAGGCGGCATCGAGAACAAAGGGAGGCGTCTTCGCTTCATTCATGATTTCCAGTTCGTGGGCCATAACCTCGATCTCGCCACTTTCCATGGCCGGGTTTTCCATTCCCTCCGGTCTCCGCTGGACCCTGCCGACAACAGCGAGAACAAATTCACTTCTGATCCTATGGGCCTCTCTGTGGGCATCGGGGCTGATGTGAGGATTGAAAACGACCTGAACTATCCCTTCCCGATCCCTTAAGTCAATAAAAATGACTCCCCCGTGATCTCTCCTCCGGTGTACCCATCCCATGAGGATTACCTCTTTTCCCGTGTCGGATATGTTGATTTTACCACAGTAATGTGTCCTTTTTTTACCAGTGATGAACTCAGACAAAGTTTACCTCTCTTTAAAAGTTTTAATGATAGCCTCTTCGAGGGTATCAAGGCCAAGAGTCTCCTGGGTTCCCCTTACCATGTCCCTTAATTCGGCCACTCCTTCGGCAAGCTCCCTATCACCCAGGATCAGCGTATAACGGCTCCCTAACCTGTCGGCCCGCTTCATCTGGCTTTTGAGACTCTTTCCCGTATAATCCATTTCTGTTTGCACCCCCATCATCCGCAGGCGGTTACATAAGGCAAAGGCCATTTCCTGCGCTTGCCCGCCCAAGGCGGCGATAAAGAGGTGGGGGACAATAACGAAATCCTCGTCTTTCACAGGCAACATGGAGATCAGGCGTTCCAATCCGATCGCAAATCCGATACCGGCAATATCCGGCCCGCCGAGATCTTTCACAAGCCTGTCGTATCGTCCTCCGCCGGCGATGGCATTCTGGGCGCCCAGGAATCCGGTGGTTACCTCAAAGGCTGTTTTGGTGTAGTAATCGAGACCCCTGACCATCCTCGTATTGAGATCAAAGGATAGCCCGAATGTCTTTAAAGATTCCCTGACCAGTTTAAAGTGATCTTCGCAACCGGGACATACGAAATCTAGCAGACAGGGGGCCTGGGCGATGATCTCACCGCACTGCTCCACTTTACAGTCAAAGACCCGGAGGGGGTTCGTATTAAGCCGCCGCCGACAGTCTCCACAGAGGCCCTCTTCTTTGCCCTGCAAGAACCCGATAAGCGATTCTTTGAAAGGGGAACGGCATTCAGTGCATCCGAGAGAATTTATCTCCAGACTCAAATCGGGCAGCCCCGCGCTTTTTAAGAAATGGATCAGCATGAGGATGATCTCGGCGTCTGCACGCGGGTCGTCGAGTCCGAGCAGTTCTGCGTTGATCTGGTGAAACTGTCTGTATCTACCCTTCTGTGGTCTTTCCCGCCTGAACATGGGACCGATGGTGAACAGCTTGGCCACGGGGTCGGCGGCATAGATGGAATGTTCCAGGTATGCCCTGATAACAGATGCCGTCGCCTCAGGACGGAGGGTCAGATACTCGCCTCCCCGATCGAGGAAAGTGTACATCTCCTTTTCCACAATATCTGTGGTCTCTCCAATGCCCCTTTTGAACAGCTCTGTCTTTTCAAGAATCGGAATTCTTATCTCCCTGAAACCAAATTCGGTAAATATTTTACGGGCCGTCTCCTCGATATACCGCCACTTCCCTGCTTCCTGGGGCAGAATATCCTTAAATCCCTTGACAGCGGTGATGATTTCCATGCCTATCAGTCCTTCTTCTATCCTACCCAGACATTTCTTTCCCTTAACTGCTTATCCCTCGTATTTCCCAGTGTTTTATAATTCGGCTTGAGCAACCGGGGATAAATCCCTCCCGCTCGTTCCTTCTTCCTCCCACATGTTCGATTGCAGATAGGTTGTGAGATTGACATCTCTGTTGATGATCTCGAGCTTTCGGCGAATATGCTCCCGGTGACGGTTGATCGTGGCCACCGACACGCCTTGAATCAGCGCAATTTCTTTAGTGCGCATTCCATTGCGAATCAATTTACAGATTTTAATCTCTGTTGGCGTCAGAGAATAAAATCTGCGAGACAATTGATTAATAAAGGGAGAGGTAATTTCCTCTAAATTAGTTCTCAGAATCTCCACATATTTTTTCTGACTTTTCGACAGTTCCAGGGAAAGTGCGTGCAAAATCGGCATCAGGATCTTTTCGACATTCGCCTGTATGTTCTTATTGATGTTCATCTTTTCTTCTTCAATCTTTGCCATAACCGCCCTCAGCCCCGCATTTGCTTCCTGGAGCGCCTTGCGCTCTACGGTAAGCTGCTTGTTCAGTTCCTTCAATTCCTGTTCGGCGGAAATCCGCATGGCGGTTTTAGCGATCTGTTCGGCAATTGCATCCAGCAGCAGGCGCTCTTCCTTCAAAAAAGGCCCTTCATCTTCCGGCGGCCTCTCTTCAAGATAGAACACTTCAACTTCACCCATAGGCTCGTTGTACATTAGAATCCGAGAAGATTGACGCCACTTCGAAGAATTGAATCCACGACTTTTATAAGTCTTTCCATCGAACATAATTCGCGCACATGTGATCTCGGGATACTGCCAGGAGGGAGGCAGGAT
This DNA window, taken from Syntrophales bacterium, encodes the following:
- a CDS encoding helix-turn-helix transcriptional regulator, yielding MAGAKSSSDHNDLLASLYPEKELKFLLPIPQKSEIDPAKIQVALLERIKELNCMYGMAILAERYSDSIEDFLRNLVNILPPSWQYPEITCARIMFDGKTYKSRGFNSSKWRQSSRILMYNEPMGEVEVFYLEERPPEDEGPFLKEERLLLDAIAEQIAKTAMRISAEQELKELNKQLTVERKALQEANAGLRAVMAKIEEEKMNINKNIQANVEKILMPILHALSLELSKSQKKYVEILRTNLEEITSPFINQLSRRFYSLTPTEIKICKLIRNGMRTKEIALIQGVSVATINRHREHIRRKLEIINRDVNLTTYLQSNMWEEEGTSGRDLSPVAQAEL
- the hisS gene encoding histidine--tRNA ligase; amino-acid sequence: MEIITAVKGFKDILPQEAGKWRYIEETARKIFTEFGFREIRIPILEKTELFKRGIGETTDIVEKEMYTFLDRGGEYLTLRPEATASVIRAYLEHSIYAADPVAKLFTIGPMFRRERPQKGRYRQFHQINAELLGLDDPRADAEIILMLIHFLKSAGLPDLSLEINSLGCTECRSPFKESLIGFLQGKEEGLCGDCRRRLNTNPLRVFDCKVEQCGEIIAQAPCLLDFVCPGCEDHFKLVRESLKTFGLSFDLNTRMVRGLDYYTKTAFEVTTGFLGAQNAIAGGGRYDRLVKDLGGPDIAGIGFAIGLERLISMLPVKDEDFVIVPHLFIAALGGQAQEMAFALCNRLRMMGVQTEMDYTGKSLKSQMKRADRLGSRYTLILGDRELAEGVAELRDMVRGTQETLGLDTLEEAIIKTFKER